A part of Archangium lipolyticum genomic DNA contains:
- a CDS encoding ATP-dependent helicase HrpA, which produces MCRKRQRARRGEWAGLVRKRFAVDVFCCPRCGGRRRVLALLTQGSVMRRILRHLHLPELPPPQAPARGPAQQALWE; this is translated from the coding sequence ATGTGCCGCAAGCGTCAGCGCGCCCGGAGGGGGGAGTGGGCGGGGTTGGTGCGCAAGAGGTTCGCAGTGGACGTCTTCTGCTGCCCGAGGTGCGGAGGAAGGCGGCGGGTGCTGGCGTTGCTCACCCAGGGCAGCGTCATGCGGCGCATTCTGCGCCACCTGCACCTGCCCGAGCTGCCCCCACCCCAGGCACCTGCCAGGGGGCCAGCGCAGCAGGCGCTGTGGGAGTGA
- a CDS encoding DUF3606 domain-containing protein — protein MRDGQPYRRAGAQRPTVRAPSTVGPWTCAENGRAPKTECQTSEVGFRYWCRKFGCTESELREAVREVGTSAAAVEEYLKKKSRASSQRSIGGMGALLRARAGVGGRPGGPRDTHWTVQEGPEEARPSRSRHTPPLRRRPLALGCARECIPQPCVVTPTAPAALAPWQVPGVGAARAGAGGAECAA, from the coding sequence ATGCGGGACGGCCAACCCTACAGGAGGGCGGGCGCGCAACGCCCCACAGTCCGAGCCCCCTCTACTGTGGGACCCTGGACGTGCGCCGAAAACGGCCGTGCTCCGAAGACGGAGTGCCAGACGTCGGAGGTCGGTTTCAGGTACTGGTGCAGGAAGTTTGGCTGCACCGAGTCGGAGCTGCGTGAGGCCGTCAGGGAAGTCGGCACGAGCGCTGCTGCCGTCGAGGAGTACCTCAAGAAGAAGAGTAGGGCCTCCTCGCAGCGGAGCATAGGCGGCATGGGAGCCCTGTTGCGGGCGAGGGCCGGGGTAGGTGGTCGTCCAGGAGGGCCGCGCGACACGCATTGGACGGTGCAGGAGGGCCCTGAGGAGGCCCGCCCGTCGCGATCCAGGCACACCCCTCCCCTGCGCAGGCGACCGCTCGCCTTGGGCTGTGCCAGAGAGTGCATCCCTCAGCCGTGCGTCGTCACTCCCACAGCGCCTGCTGCGCTGGCCCCCTGGCAGGTGCCTGGGGTGGGGGCAGCTCGGGCAGGTGCAGGTGGCGCAGAATGCGCCGCATGA
- the sitA5 gene encoding SitA5 family polymorphic toxin — MFYKHPSPAVGEGGGTQLEARRRGPPPWAPAGALWLIVLFLHAACATQGPAAGRRAGGGRAGEEAAESEARSAPRELQPVLVVYAAEVEARGSTRVVAVSREEYQRAVAQLLQHHQVRGTPQEAAQGLLQAMPEEELLAEVYRDRVLTLVPLTDKGSLVPEAEAALKEKYLRWCQPRGGGDCLGLFTDGPYLRTDDRRTLALALAFGGVLDETRASLGRELSPQALLSSLVWAAGLYLALWLLPEPSTKAVAAALSVVLLAWLGVDAMWGLMDGWASMAHAAHEATTFEELRDAGEVFGKRIGTDAARALILGVATLTGRTLGEMATHLRSLPRFNQVQAQWAAQGMDGSVAVAMEEAAAVEVVVEQSRALVVLMSPQAPVAINVLARSGSSGAAGGHSGTVAIQHRGGNKQVILSTGERWHLPRGKSYRDIPAEDRLGDELQAAVREEAAKWSRAALSNEEAAAIDKMLRAGKEHRANLLERQARGRWVERQVANRFPHLSWNQRGVDVTGPGGQSYHYEILSGTESNFALHGRRMASTFFRMIFF, encoded by the coding sequence ATGTTTTACAAGCACCCGAGTCCTGCGGTGGGGGAGGGCGGCGGAACGCAGCTCGAGGCCCGGAGGCGGGGCCCGCCACCCTGGGCGCCGGCCGGGGCCCTCTGGCTCATCGTCCTCTTCCTCCACGCGGCCTGCGCGACGCAGGGGCCCGCGGCGGGCAGGAGGGCAGGGGGAGGGCGTGCGGGGGAGGAGGCTGCTGAGAGCGAGGCGCGCTCGGCGCCGAGGGAGCTGCAGCCGGTGCTTGTTGTGTACGCCGCCGAGGTGGAGGCGCGCGGCAGCACGCGGGTGGTGGCTGTCTCGCGGGAGGAGTACCAACGTGCGGTTGCGCAGCTGCTCCAGCACCACCAGGTGCGCGGCACTCCCCAGGAGGCCGCCCAAGGGCTGCTCCAGGCCATGCCCGAGGAGGAGCTGCTCGCCGAGGTGTACCGGGACAGGGTTCTCACGCTGGTGCCCCTCACCGACAAGGGCTCGCTGGTGCCCGAGGCCGAGGCGGCGCTCAAAGAGAAGTACCTCCGGTGGTGTCAGCCACGTGGCGGCGGTGACTGCCTGGGCCTCTTCACGGATGGGCCCTACCTGCGCACGGACGACAGGCGCACCCTGGCGCTCGCATTGGCCTTCGGAGGCGTGCTGGACGAGACGCGAGCGTCCCTTGGACGCGAGCTCAGTCCGCAGGCGCTGCTCTCCTCCCTGGTGTGGGCCGCGGGCCTGTACCTGGCGCTCTGGCTGCTACCAGAGCCCAGCACGAAGGCGGTGGCGGCCGCGCTCTCCGTGGTGCTTCTGGCCTGGCTGGGCGTGGACGCCATGTGGGGCCTCATGGACGGGTGGGCCAGCATGGCGCACGCGGCGCACGAGGCCACCACCTTCGAGGAGCTGCGCGACGCTGGCGAGGTCTTCGGCAAGCGCATAGGCACGGACGCCGCCCGGGCCCTCATTCTCGGGGTGGCCACCCTCACCGGACGGACCCTGGGCGAGATGGCGACGCACCTTCGCTCGTTGCCGAGGTTCAACCAGGTGCAGGCGCAGTGGGCGGCCCAGGGCATGGATGGCTCCGTGGCGGTGGCGATGGAGGAGGCCGCCGCGGTGGAGGTGGTGGTGGAGCAGAGCCGCGCCCTCGTCGTCCTCATGTCCCCGCAGGCGCCGGTGGCCATCAACGTGCTGGCGAGGAGCGGCAGCTCGGGAGCTGCTGGGGGGCACTCGGGCACCGTGGCCATCCAGCACCGCGGTGGCAACAAGCAGGTCATTCTCAGCACTGGCGAGCGGTGGCACCTCCCGCGCGGCAAGAGCTACAGGGACATTCCGGCGGAGGACCGCCTGGGCGACGAACTGCAAGCGGCGGTGAGGGAGGAGGCGGCGAAGTGGTCTCGGGCGGCGCTGTCGAATGAGGAGGCGGCGGCGATTGACAAGATGCTGCGTGCTGGAAAGGAGCACCGGGCAAATCTGCTCGAGCGTCAGGCTCGTGGGCGATGGGTCGAAAGACAGGTGGCCAACCGTTTCCCGCACCTGTCGTGGAACCAGCGAGGCGTGGACGTGACCGGTCCGGGTGGCCAGAGCTACCACTACGAGATCCTGTCTGGTACGGAGTCCAACTTCGCGCTGCACGGGCGACGGATGGCGAGCACCTTCTTCCGCATGATCTTCTTCTGA
- the greB gene encoding transcription elongation factor GreB: protein MRRDVRNSEEAPEENDGLELEGGDEEEEEKSSSGHRRYLTRSGAERMHKELLRLLNEERPKVTAEVSAAAAQGDRSENAEYIYGKKRLREIDRRIRFLQKRLDTATIVEPSEQTDTERVYFGATVTLEDEDGRPVTYQIVGSDEIDTAGGRISVESPIARALMRKKVGDTVEVIRPRGEIEYTIVRIRYV from the coding sequence ATGCGTCGAGACGTCCGGAATTCCGAGGAAGCCCCCGAGGAGAACGACGGGCTGGAACTGGAGGGTGGGGATGAAGAGGAGGAGGAGAAGTCCTCCTCTGGCCACCGCCGCTACCTCACCCGGTCAGGGGCCGAGCGCATGCACAAGGAGCTGCTGCGCCTGCTCAACGAGGAGCGCCCCAAGGTCACCGCCGAGGTCTCCGCCGCCGCCGCCCAGGGCGACCGCTCGGAGAACGCCGAGTACATCTACGGCAAGAAGCGCCTCCGGGAGATCGACCGGCGCATCCGCTTCCTCCAGAAGCGCCTGGACACCGCCACCATCGTCGAGCCCTCCGAGCAGACCGACACCGAGCGCGTCTACTTCGGCGCCACCGTCACGCTCGAGGACGAGGACGGCCGCCCCGTCACCTATCAGATCGTCGGCTCGGACGAGATCGACACCGCCGGGGGCCGCATCAGCGTGGAGTCGCCCATCGCGCGTGCCCTGATGCGCAAGAAGGTGGGCGACACCGTCGAGGTGATCCGCCCTCGCGGGGAGATCGAGTACACGATCGTCCGCATCCGCTACGTGTAG
- a CDS encoding PhoH family protein, protein MRKNFILDTNVLLHDPRSIYGFKEHNVIIPIYVIEEIDQFKRDLSELGRNARLVARYLDSFREEGSLKDGVRLPHGGVLRVCFTDRDLPLSMADSNLMDNRILAVAIDLMEREPQSPAVFITKDTNLRIRADALGLIAEDYDAERVEITELYTGFTERLVPREVVDQMYKSGAEVELSGQDKLSPHQFILLKDETNPSHTAMGRFNAARGRVVPLLRGMKSEGVWGIRPRNMEQSFALDLLMNDDIKLVTIVGKAGTGKTLLAIAAGLHKVTEEGTYQKLLVSRPVFPLGRDIGYLPGTLEEKMNPWMQPIFDNVEFLMNLSRADKKAGRGYHELIDLGLMEIEALTYIRGRSIPNQYIIIDEAQNLTPHEVKTIITRVGDNTKIILTGDPFQIDNPYVDATNNGLVHVVNRFKNEKIAGHITMAKGERSALAELAANLL, encoded by the coding sequence ATGCGAAAGAACTTCATTCTCGACACCAACGTCCTCCTCCACGACCCGCGCTCCATCTACGGCTTCAAGGAACACAACGTCATCATCCCCATCTACGTCATCGAGGAGATCGATCAGTTCAAGCGCGATCTCTCCGAGCTGGGACGCAACGCGCGTCTGGTGGCGCGCTACCTGGACTCGTTCCGGGAAGAGGGGTCTCTGAAGGACGGGGTGCGCCTGCCCCATGGCGGCGTGCTGCGCGTGTGCTTCACCGACAGGGACCTGCCGCTCTCCATGGCGGACAGCAACCTGATGGACAACCGCATCCTCGCGGTGGCCATCGACCTGATGGAGCGCGAGCCCCAGTCCCCGGCCGTCTTCATCACCAAGGACACCAACCTGCGCATCCGCGCGGACGCCCTGGGTCTCATCGCCGAGGACTACGACGCCGAGCGTGTGGAGATCACCGAGCTCTACACCGGCTTCACCGAGCGCCTGGTCCCCCGCGAGGTGGTGGACCAGATGTACAAGTCCGGCGCCGAGGTGGAGCTCTCCGGCCAGGACAAGCTCTCCCCGCACCAGTTCATCCTCCTCAAGGACGAGACCAACCCGTCCCACACCGCCATGGGCCGCTTCAACGCCGCCCGGGGCCGGGTGGTGCCGCTGCTGCGCGGCATGAAGAGCGAGGGCGTCTGGGGCATCCGCCCGCGCAACATGGAGCAGAGCTTTGCCCTCGACCTCCTGATGAACGACGACATCAAGCTCGTCACCATCGTGGGCAAGGCCGGTACGGGCAAGACGCTGCTGGCCATCGCCGCCGGGCTCCACAAGGTGACCGAGGAGGGCACCTACCAGAAGCTGCTCGTCAGCCGGCCTGTCTTCCCGCTCGGCCGGGACATCGGGTACCTGCCGGGCACACTGGAAGAGAAGATGAACCCCTGGATGCAGCCCATCTTCGACAACGTGGAGTTCCTCATGAACCTCAGCCGCGCCGACAAGAAGGCCGGCCGCGGCTACCACGAGCTGATCGACCTGGGTCTGATGGAGATCGAGGCCCTCACCTACATTCGCGGGCGCAGCATCCCCAACCAGTACATCATCATCGACGAGGCCCAGAACCTCACCCCCCACGAGGTCAAGACCATCATCACCCGCGTGGGCGACAACACGAAAATCATTCTCACCGGGGACCCGTTCCAGATAGACAACCCGTACGTGGACGCGACCAACAACGGCCTCGTCCACGTGGTCAACCGCTTCAAGAACGAGAAGATCGCGGGCCACATCACCATGGCCAAGGGCGAGCGCAGCGCCCTGGCCGAGCTCGCGGCCAACCTCCTCTAG
- a CDS encoding HP0495 family protein: protein MKGDGKGDGATQGSGDGQENKPLIDYPTVYTFKVMGRQAPDFADYVRGLFRALMGTEISPDSIREQPSSKGTYVSLSVSVYLLSEEHRRSIYARLRQEQRVVYYL, encoded by the coding sequence ATGAAGGGAGACGGAAAGGGAGACGGAGCCACCCAGGGCAGCGGTGACGGCCAGGAGAACAAGCCGCTCATCGACTACCCCACTGTCTACACCTTCAAGGTCATGGGCCGGCAGGCCCCGGACTTCGCCGACTACGTGCGCGGTCTCTTCCGGGCGCTCATGGGCACGGAGATCTCCCCGGACTCCATCCGTGAGCAGCCCAGCAGCAAGGGCACCTACGTCTCCTTGAGCGTCTCGGTGTACCTGCTGTCCGAGGAGCACCGCCGCTCCATCTATGCCCGCCTCCGTCAGGAGCAGCGGGTCGTCTACTACCTCTGA
- a CDS encoding SAM-dependent methyltransferase, producing MSTAEPFPLYFPGDARRPFCSEAATRRFARVAQLEEGGRVLELGCGPSGLASVLLAQEFGCSVVAADADEAIVSRMKERVHSLALDGRVEVRRVDFRKPSFREGEFDAVLCQGRVLMALPDALSTLRPLLAHKGRVGITYPVRVGRVTPRAVIEFWERRLGSPLLLPRELLHELAQAGFEPESAESLQDAELDTLYKELEPHLASAPAESARWLREEMALHRESGKATASYAFLVGRRKEPGERPPASRDRG from the coding sequence ATGAGCACGGCCGAGCCCTTCCCGCTCTACTTCCCTGGTGATGCTCGGCGCCCCTTCTGCTCCGAGGCCGCCACGCGCCGCTTCGCGAGGGTGGCGCAGTTGGAGGAGGGCGGGCGCGTGCTCGAGCTGGGCTGCGGCCCCTCCGGCCTGGCCAGTGTGCTGCTCGCCCAGGAGTTTGGTTGCTCGGTCGTCGCCGCGGACGCCGACGAGGCGATCGTCTCCCGGATGAAGGAGCGGGTGCACTCGCTCGCCCTGGATGGGCGCGTCGAGGTGCGGCGCGTCGACTTCCGCAAGCCCTCCTTCCGCGAGGGCGAGTTCGATGCCGTCCTCTGCCAGGGCCGCGTGCTGATGGCCCTGCCCGATGCCCTGAGCACCCTCCGGCCCCTGCTGGCCCACAAGGGCCGCGTGGGGATTACCTACCCGGTTCGCGTGGGCCGCGTGACGCCTCGCGCGGTGATCGAGTTCTGGGAGCGACGCCTGGGTTCCCCCCTGCTGCTCCCCCGTGAGCTGCTCCACGAGCTGGCCCAGGCCGGCTTCGAGCCCGAGTCCGCGGAGTCCCTCCAGGACGCCGAGCTGGATACCCTCTACAAGGAACTGGAGCCTCATCTTGCCAGCGCTCCGGCTGAGTCGGCTCGCTGGTTGCGCGAGGAGATGGCCCTTCACCGTGAGAGCGGGAAGGCCACGGCCAGCTATGCGTTCCTCGTGGGCCGCCGCAAGGAGCCCGGGGAGCGGCCTCCTGCCTCGCGTGATCGCGGCTAG
- a CDS encoding diacylglycerol/lipid kinase family protein has product MLVQPLRSVDPRQIPSVTGAPEHKVAVLLNANARKVDARVVKSLSHVVPEQDLFLSRSELDCRRIVQTVLERNYPVVFTGGGDGTFLGFANEMFRQLDPRGRFAGKRAPRFGVLKLGTGNGLATYVNAGGGHDGILQDVVRARAGQVPGHRRMDLLMVDGKRTPFAGLGVDGKLLNDYIWVKSNLGRGFFKKMLSGPGGYFSAVAFKTVPHYLTNSTWVECEVINGQAGEAYRVGPDGNPVGAPIAPGERIFKGELMMAAAATMPFYGYGFRMFPFAGERRGMMQLRLGQMQAANILANLPKLWAGRWFPEGLQDFYASEVHIRFARPMPFQVGGDAAGYREEVKLSVAPESVELLDFHGAVH; this is encoded by the coding sequence ATGCTGGTACAGCCACTTCGGTCCGTGGATCCGCGCCAGATTCCGTCCGTCACCGGTGCGCCCGAGCACAAGGTCGCGGTGCTGCTCAACGCCAATGCCCGCAAGGTCGACGCACGGGTGGTGAAGTCGCTCTCACACGTGGTGCCGGAGCAGGATTTGTTCCTGTCGCGCTCGGAGCTGGACTGCCGGCGCATCGTGCAGACGGTGCTGGAGCGCAACTATCCGGTGGTGTTCACGGGAGGCGGAGACGGCACGTTCCTGGGCTTCGCCAACGAGATGTTCCGCCAGTTGGATCCCCGAGGCCGCTTCGCGGGCAAGCGGGCGCCGCGCTTTGGCGTGTTGAAGCTGGGCACGGGGAATGGCCTGGCCACGTACGTGAACGCGGGTGGAGGCCACGACGGCATCCTGCAGGACGTGGTGAGGGCGCGAGCGGGCCAGGTGCCGGGCCACCGGCGGATGGACCTGCTGATGGTGGACGGCAAGCGCACGCCGTTCGCGGGGCTGGGCGTGGATGGGAAGCTGCTCAACGACTACATCTGGGTGAAGAGCAACCTGGGACGAGGCTTCTTCAAGAAGATGCTGTCGGGCCCGGGCGGCTACTTCTCGGCGGTGGCGTTCAAGACGGTGCCGCACTACCTGACGAACTCGACGTGGGTGGAGTGCGAGGTCATCAACGGCCAGGCGGGAGAGGCGTACCGGGTGGGGCCGGATGGAAACCCGGTGGGGGCGCCCATCGCGCCGGGAGAGAGGATCTTCAAGGGCGAGCTGATGATGGCGGCGGCGGCGACGATGCCCTTCTACGGGTACGGCTTCCGGATGTTCCCCTTCGCGGGTGAGCGCCGGGGGATGATGCAGCTGAGGCTGGGCCAGATGCAGGCGGCGAACATCCTGGCGAACCTGCCGAAGCTGTGGGCGGGCCGTTGGTTCCCGGAAGGCCTGCAGGACTTCTACGCGAGCGAGGTGCACATCCGCTTCGCGAGGCCGATGCCGTTCCAGGTGGGAGGGGACGCGGCGGGCTACCGGGAGGAAGTGAAGCTGAGCGTGGCGCCAGAATCCGTGGAGCTGCTGGACTTCCACGGAGCGGTGCACTGA
- the dnaK gene encoding molecular chaperone DnaK: MGKIIGIDLGTTNSVVAIMEGREPKVLTNEEGSRTTPSVVAFAKDGERLVGQVAKRQAITNPERTIYSIKRFMGRRYEETTEEAKLVPYKVVRGPHGDARVELDGKQYSAPEISAQVLLKLKRAAENYLGEKVTEAVITVPAYFNDAQRQATKDAGEIAGLTVRRIVNEPTAAALAYGLDKKKDEKIAVYDFGGGTFDISILEVGENVVEVLATNGDTHLGGDNIDHTLMDWLIAEFKKDNGIDVSKDKMVLQRLKEAAEKAKIELSSTMETEINLPFLTADASGPKHLNVRLTRAKFEAMIDTLVERSLEPCRKCLKDSGVDLKDLNEVVLVGGSTRIPKVQEAVKRLFGKEPNRSVNPDEVVAVGAAVQAGVLAGEVKDILLLDVTPLSLGVETLGGVMTKLIERNTTIPTRKSETFSTAADGQTQVEIHILQGEREMAGDNRSLGRFHLTGLPPAPRGVPQIEVTLDIDANGILNVSAKDKATGKEQKVTITHSSGLAKDEVEKMVNAAKENEAADKARRELVELKNQAEAQAYAAEKMVKDNREKLSPDAVSTLEAAIKGLNEVREGQDKDAIKGALERLQQASYKVAEEMYKATGGAPGAGAPPPPGAEQGAAPGSSAKPKDDVVDAEFRQS; the protein is encoded by the coding sequence GTGGGTAAGATCATCGGCATCGACCTGGGAACCACCAACAGCGTGGTGGCTATCATGGAGGGTCGCGAGCCCAAGGTCCTCACCAACGAGGAGGGGAGCCGTACCACGCCCTCGGTCGTCGCGTTCGCCAAGGATGGGGAGCGGCTGGTGGGGCAGGTGGCCAAGCGGCAGGCCATCACCAACCCCGAGCGGACCATCTACTCCATCAAGCGCTTCATGGGCCGGCGCTACGAGGAGACCACCGAGGAGGCGAAGCTCGTCCCCTACAAGGTGGTACGTGGCCCCCATGGCGACGCGCGCGTGGAGCTCGACGGCAAGCAGTACAGCGCGCCGGAGATCTCCGCGCAGGTGCTCCTCAAGCTGAAGCGCGCCGCGGAGAACTACCTGGGTGAGAAGGTCACCGAGGCGGTCATCACCGTCCCGGCGTACTTCAACGACGCCCAGCGCCAGGCCACCAAGGACGCGGGCGAGATCGCCGGCCTCACCGTGCGGCGCATCGTGAACGAGCCCACCGCGGCGGCGCTCGCGTACGGCCTGGACAAGAAGAAGGACGAGAAGATCGCCGTCTACGACTTCGGCGGCGGCACGTTCGACATCTCCATCCTGGAGGTGGGTGAGAACGTGGTCGAGGTGCTCGCCACCAACGGTGACACCCACCTGGGCGGCGACAACATCGACCACACGCTCATGGACTGGCTGATCGCCGAGTTCAAGAAGGACAACGGCATCGACGTCTCCAAGGACAAGATGGTCCTCCAGCGCCTGAAGGAGGCGGCGGAGAAGGCGAAGATCGAGCTGTCCAGCACCATGGAGACGGAGATCAACCTGCCGTTCCTCACGGCGGACGCCTCGGGTCCCAAGCACCTCAACGTCCGGCTGACGCGGGCCAAGTTCGAGGCGATGATCGACACCCTCGTCGAGCGCTCGCTGGAGCCGTGCCGCAAGTGCCTGAAGGACTCGGGTGTGGACCTCAAGGACCTCAACGAGGTGGTCCTGGTGGGTGGCTCCACGCGCATCCCGAAGGTGCAGGAGGCGGTGAAGCGGCTGTTCGGCAAGGAGCCGAACCGCTCGGTGAACCCGGACGAGGTGGTGGCGGTGGGCGCGGCGGTGCAGGCCGGCGTGCTCGCGGGCGAGGTGAAGGACATCCTGCTGCTGGACGTCACCCCGCTGTCGCTGGGCGTGGAGACGCTGGGCGGCGTGATGACCAAGCTCATCGAGCGCAACACCACCATCCCCACCCGCAAGTCGGAGACGTTCTCCACGGCGGCGGATGGCCAGACGCAGGTGGAGATCCACATCCTGCAGGGTGAGCGCGAGATGGCCGGTGACAACCGGAGCCTGGGCCGCTTCCACCTGACGGGCCTGCCGCCGGCGCCGCGCGGCGTGCCGCAGATCGAGGTGACGCTGGACATCGACGCCAACGGCATCCTCAACGTCAGCGCCAAGGACAAGGCGACGGGCAAGGAGCAGAAGGTCACCATCACCCACTCGTCCGGTCTGGCGAAGGACGAGGTGGAGAAGATGGTCAACGCGGCCAAGGAGAACGAGGCCGCCGACAAGGCCCGCCGCGAGCTGGTGGAGCTGAAGAACCAGGCCGAGGCGCAGGCGTACGCCGCGGAGAAGATGGTGAAGGACAACCGCGAGAAGCTGTCGCCGGACGCGGTGTCGACGCTCGAGGCGGCCATCAAGGGCCTCAACGAGGTGCGCGAGGGCCAGGACAAGGACGCCATCAAGGGCGCGTTGGAGCGGCTGCAGCAGGCCAGCTACAAGGTGGCCGAGGAGATGTACAAGGCCACGGGTGGTGCTCCGGGCGCCGGTGCTCCGCCTCCTCCGGGCGCTGAGCAGGGCGCGGCTCCGGGCAGCTCGGCCAAGCCGAAGGACGACGTGGTGGACGCCGAGTTCCGCCAGTCATAA
- a CDS encoding thiol-disulfide oxidoreductase DCC family protein produces the protein MKALTTTPPGHDVILYDGHCRLCRGAAKQFERLLGSSGTELRSFRDEGVLAAFPGVQPDRCEKAMQLVQGDGRVFEGAEAVVQALGRRPLGKLLFVYYVPGLRQVADWLYGLIARYRFRIAGRTCSDGACAVHFK, from the coding sequence ATGAAGGCGCTGACGACGACGCCCCCGGGGCATGATGTCATCCTGTACGACGGGCATTGCCGGCTGTGTCGTGGGGCGGCGAAGCAGTTCGAGCGGCTGTTGGGGAGCAGCGGTACGGAGCTGCGCTCGTTCCGGGACGAGGGGGTGTTGGCCGCCTTCCCCGGCGTCCAGCCCGATCGGTGCGAGAAGGCGATGCAGCTCGTCCAGGGGGACGGGCGGGTCTTCGAGGGTGCCGAGGCCGTGGTGCAGGCCCTGGGGCGCAGGCCGCTCGGCAAGTTGCTCTTCGTCTACTACGTGCCGGGGCTCCGGCAGGTGGCGGACTGGCTCTACGGCCTCATCGCCCGCTACCGCTTCCGCATCGCGGGGCGGACGTGCTCGGACGGCGCGTGCGCCGTGCACTTCAAGTGA